The genomic segment ctctgaaccctagctcaaaacggcgccgttttgcacATTTATAtaagtcaaaaaaaaattaaactcatttTTTTCTTCACCCTAAAAAAAACTCTCTCAACTCTTTTCTCCCCCGTGCAAACCCCTCTTATATGCGAACCCCCTATAGCCCCTCTTATAGTTATATGCGAACCCTCTATAAGCAAGCTTCTATATTATTGTACACTCATTATAtaagtgaaaaaaattaatataaaatatatttactaaaactttataataataaaaattgaagctttattttttaaagtaaaattgaaACTTTGATTCTTGTGATAAAACTAAAAGCTTAGTCCTTATAGGCTTAAGTTCAAACATGGCCAGAAAGACTACAGGAATTCCATGCATGACTTGAAACCAGAAAGTTGACAGAAGAAAGCCATTATAACGTCCTGGTTGAATTTGTTTCACGGTTCACAGGAATGTTAAAAGACTGGtggaatttcattgatcaaacaaACCAGATGCACTTCTTAGTGTTAACAGATTTATCTCAAGCAATTAGGATTATCCATAATCATTTTATTAGAAATCCTGATGATCTGTTAGCCCTAAAAAGAAGAGAGTTCTTTAAAAGAAGATGTTGCTCTTATAAGAAAAAGATTTGTCTAAGCATTTTTATGCGATGACAAAGCTTTTTTGTGCCCTTGGATCGGATCCCAGTTTGAAGCAAGCGGTTGTTGCGTCTATTCCAGATCCTCTCCAGGTAGCCATAAATTAGAACCTTTATAGGCAAAACAAAAATATTCTTAACTTGACCATGGGAGAAATCTAGCAAGAAACGTACATTGCTTTGGAAGATTTATGCAACAGAAGAAAAGTCTTCAAAGATTATCTCCATGGTGACAGAAGATTAGACAAAGCTGTAATGACTCAAACCTCAAGATTAAGTGTGGACATGACAAGTCGTGTTATTGTCATTCCAAGAAAAAGAAGCacttcagaaaaatgaagagatttTCTCCAAAGACTCCCAGAAAAAGATACAAATGGAGATATCTCAAGAAAAAGAAGTTGTTTTCCAAGGGAACGAAAGCCACTCGATGTTACATCTGCAGTTAAAAGGGTCATTTCGCAAAATCATGCCCAAACAATTAGAAAGGTGCCAAGATGATCCAACAGATACAGCAAAATTCAGGAATCAGAATCACTGAAGAAGATGATATTGAATCCCTATTTTCTATCGATGATGAGCCTAATGATCAATCAGTATGTGCAATCCAAATCATAGAATACAGCGATTCAGAATCTTCATCAAGTGAGATACTTATGACACAACCTCAGACGTCGCCTCAAACGCCCTTCTATTCTCTGCTATTAAACTCTCAAATTCTTTCAACCTCCGAAGTATTGGTGCCCCATATTACTGTCTCGATCTACCTAGACAAATACAGTAAGCCTATTACTGTAATTGCTTTCATTGATACCGGCGCAGCAGAATCCATTATGAATCCAAATGTTTTACCATCAGGATGGTGGGAGCCTCATACTAGACATTTTAGCTCAGCAGCAAATAAGGTCCTCACAACACATTTGAAGAGCAAACCTATCAAAGTTCAATTCGTCCCAACATGTTCCGTTACTACTACAGTTTTGAGATCAAAGCTTCCTGGAAAAGATCTAATTGTTGGCTTTGATCTTTACGTTAAAGCCAAACAATTAAGAATCTTACCGGATGGATTAAGGTACAAACAGATGTTCAAACATTTTGTGCCTAttccaaaaatattttcaatacatTCTGAAAAGATCCACGAGATCGTGGAAGAATTAAAAGAGAAGTCATGTGCAGAATCTCATTCAGAATTCATTCAAAAATGCAAGAATCCTttgtggaaaaattttgaattcttcATCAGACTTccttttaagaaaaatgaagacatCAATCCGACCAAAGCTAGTTACATGGGTATGAACCCAGAACATTTGAAGCTAGCTGAAAAATAATGCCAACAATTACAAGATGAAGTATTGATTGAAACTTCAGATTCACAGTGGACATGTGAAGCATTTTACTtcaataaaatatcaaaacaagCCAAAGTAAAGTTAAGACCGGTAATCAATTATCAGCCTTTCAATCATTTCCTACAAGATGACAAAATTCCTTTGCCCAACAAAAATTCATTATTCTCAAGCCTTGCAAAAGTCTGAGTTTTCTCCAAATTTGATCTAAAAGTGGGAGTTTGGCAATTGGGAATAAATCCAGAAGATAGGCCCAAGACGAGATTTTGTATCCCAAATAAGCACTTCCAATGGAcagttatgccttttgggttaaaaaCTGCCCTCTCATTGTTTCAGAAGGCCATGATAAAAAATTTTCAGCCTATAGTGGACCATGCTTTGATCTACATTGATGACATTCTCCTGTACAGCCCAGATCAAGAAAGTCATGCCATCCTTCTTGAAAAATTCAAGCAAATCATTCTACAATATAGGATTATGCTTCCGGAAAGAAAAATGCAAGTCAACAAAAAAGAGATAGAATTCCTTGGTATGATTATCAATGAAGGAAGGTATCAGCCTCATCCAAGCATTGCAGAAGAATTAAAAAAGTTTCCAGCTAGAAACTTTTCCCAGAAACAAGTCCAGCAATTCTTAGGGATTGTAAACTATCTCAGAGACTTTGTCCCAAAgatctcaaaatttataaatcccttaagaaaaatgttaaaaaagaATCCTCCTCGTTGGAAAAACAAGCAGACCTTGGCAGTCAAGAACCTTAAAGAAAAGCTAGCCCATCTACCAACTTTGCAGATTCCTTCAAAAGGAAAATGAATTTTCCAAACAGATGCCAGTGACAAGTATTGGGGAGCTATCTTATTTGAAGAAGTGAATGGTAAAAGACGATTATGTGGATACAAAAGTAGAAAAATTGAATATCACCTCCGACATAAGTACAGACTATGATACTGACTAAAGACTAAGAGTTTTGTCCTGATATATGTCTTTATTTAAAGTTAAGGGTGAGTCACTGTACTAAAAGTAGATTCCTTTTTATCTGCTCTGTCCTTatgtaaattattttactttcctTTTAGAAAAGGTGTGATGAGTCACTGTACTAAAAGGAAAAGCATATTCCTTCTTATCTGCTCACCTAGCTTTCCTTCTCTATATAAGGAACAGGGAAGCTCAGTTGTAAGATATAACCagtttgagaaataaaatattcagaatgtttttaaaaaattatgtctTGCTAAATCTCTCTGATCTCTTCCTGCCTGAGTATGGCATATCTGTGAAAGAAAATCTCCCGTGAATTTAAGAGTATGCTCTGTGCTTGTCATACAATGGATCTTGCAcattagaaattaagcttagactAGGAATACTAAGCTCAGATGAGTTTGGAGAAGTAGTCTAAATTAACGGTATTAACAGCTAAAAGGCAGTGCCTTTTTAAGTGGCCAAAGAGGAGAAGGCGTTTGTTTTGGCATAGCATACCGTCTGttatcatctattaattttaGATATCCCATCTCCATACTCACCTACCAGCGTTGGTATTAAAGCCTCGACTCCAAGATTTTCTTTCATATGAGAAACCCAGATTCAGAAAGGAAGAGAGTGTTTTTCAGAAATGAATTCTCCTAAAACTTCTACCACTAAAGCGCATTTGTCTTTACCTAGttttcctttaaaatcccaatcAGCTAGAAAATTTTCTTCTTAATATGAAGTTGAGTACTTCACTGAAGAAGAAAAAGTTCAAGCCACAGATTTGCCTCTTGTAAATCCATATTCTACATACCAAAAGCATGTTTTCTCTCCCATTAAAAGCATAAAATCTTTGATTACTACCAGCAGAAAAAATGTTCGTGAGCATGTACAGTCATCTAAGTTTGATAAGAATCTTATTTATGGTGGTCAAGAAGAACAGTTTGTCACTCTCGAAATTCCTCCAAATTTTCCTCAGGAATGGAGTCAGCATGGATACTCTCATATCCATTTTGGCACAGTTGGATTGGCTCTAAACTATCATGGAACTTCAGGGAAACCTGTTGTATCCAGAATTTCTCTTTTAGACTCCACATACAAGCATTATCAAGATACCTGCCTCGGAATAGTTGACGCCATTCTAAGCTCAGGAATGGCCATGGTAACTCTGTTTTCTAATTTTACCATGTCCTTACAAGATCCCAACCTGATGGATGCCCTAAAGGTCCAGATCCAAATTATTGAAGCTGAGATGGTTGAATCGGCAATTACAGCGACTCTTCACTATCAGATAGTGTACAGAGTCCAAGATCGTGCGTTCAAATTATCAAACCAAGGATCTGAAGATTCTCTTCTCATTTCTGTAAACACAAGAGAAGCGCCACACTGTGTTCATGTCCTAAAACAGATACCCAAGCAGGAGCTGCTAAAGCTTTTGCCAGAAAAATGGGTAACTAACTATGAACAGGTCCACCAACATGACCAGCTGATCCGTTCCACAAAAAGTCAGATTATCACTAGGGTTGATGGAACTAGTGAGATCAAGTTTGATCATAGCCATTTGAAGTAACTTCCGACTCCTCCAATTTTTTCTACTTAGATAATGTTACAACCAATACCCTCTGATAGTCCAGAACTTGGCCCAGAAGCACCACTCATACAGAGTTTCCAGCCCAATGGGAAGCCTTCGTATATTTTCAAAGATCCCTCAGGACACTGTCCTTGGGATATAAATTGTTCATGCGATGGATGTCAAAACGCAGCCTTTGAGGATGTAAATGAAGAAATCCAGAAGAATCGCAGGAAGAAAAACCGTAAAAAATCAACTCAGACAGAGTTTTATAAGCGATGGATGAACGGAGATCCAGACATTGGTCTCTTAGGAGAAGACAATGGTAAATATGTTTACCTTGTAGATTATTCTGCAAGGAAACCAAAACCACAGCCTCTTAAGATCCAGGATCAACCCCATATACCTCCACCGTCGCCACCAAAGAAAGACCCAAATCAAATATGGTTGGCTAAGCCTTTTAAACAGCCATGTTATAAAAGAATTAATTGATGGGTCCAAAAACACAACCAATTGCAGTCGTGCactcaagaagaagagaaaattgcGCCCCTATACAAAACATTCCAGAAGTCTAAATGTATGAGGCAACTTCCTCTTGTGAACAAAAATTTCCACCATTAGAAGAATTCTCAAGAAAAGAATATCTTCATGCTCCGAAGATTCCTTAAAAATTGCAAGTAGGTGCAGATGGCCAGCAAATGAAGATAGCAGCAGCGGAAGCCACCTTGAATTGGCAGATAGAAAATACATTGGCCCAAAATTCTGCATTAAAAAAGATAGACCAGAAAGTCAGTCAGATAGATACTAAAGTATCAAAAATAGAAAAGACAACTGATGCAAACTCTGAGATGATCAAGAATCTTATTAAGCTTTTTGAAAAAAGGTTTAAAAAGGTTACAACTGAACCAGCTGCTCCAGGACAAGATTTCTTTTCTCATATGGCCCAACGAGAAAAAGAAATTCAGAGACTCAATAAACATATCAAAGCTCTAGAAGCGGGGAAAATACCATCTCCTCAACCACCAAAAAATGGTATTGAATTATTTTCCTTGATAAGTCAGTTAGATAAACCAAGATCATCCAGAAACGTAAAGATAGATTTTCCTCCAccagaagagaaaaaaaaaccaagcACTTATGATTTGTTTTTACAAATCAAGGCTCAAAAGGAGgaagaaaaaaggaaatttatagaagaaaataaacaaaaagaaaaagctcTGGGGAAAAGACCAGTAGAAAAACAAGAAGATGAACAGGAAAGTCCTCTTCCATCTCCACCTAAACAGGTATCAAAGTCATTGATGGTCCAAAAAGAGAAACAGTCTACTAAAAATCCCTTGACAAACTTTTTAAGGGATTATGGTAGAGAAATACTCCCAAAGATATCTGTTCTAAGTGAAACTGAAATATCTCCAGAATCCCCAGTTGAGGTATCAGAATCTTCAGAATCCGTTTCAGAAGATTCAGAGACATTAGCAAGTTGTTCTGAAGCAGAAACAGACTCAAAAACCCCGGAAATAATGGCCACAACACATCCAGATGTCAAAATTGATGAAATGTCAGAAGAAGAAACCACTGAAGCCGGAGAACCTTCAAATGTAAGATCTGCATCCCATGTTTCGACAGGGAAGATGATCTTTACTCTTGATGACATTCCAACAAACAGATGGCCAGAAAGGCTACAAGAATTCCATGCATGGCTTGAAACCAGAAAGTTGAATGAAGAAAGCCATTATAACGTCCTGGTTGAATTTGTTCACGGTTCACAGAAATGTTAAAAGACTGGTGGAATTCCATTGATCAAACATTTACAGGCAAAACAAAAATATTCTCAACTTGACCATGGGAGAAATCCAGCAAGAAACGTACATTGCTTTGGAAGATTCACTGATGCTGAAATTCATTATCACTCCACTTTCAAAGAAATCCTTGCAGTCAAAAAAGGTATTTCCAAATTTGAATTCCATTTACTTGGATATCATTTCCTTATTGAAATGGACATGTCTTCCTTCCTCAAAATGCTGAAATTCAAACAAAAAGAAGTACCTCACCCCCAACTTCTCAGATGGGATGAATGGTTTTCCAAGTTTTCCTTTAATGTCATTCACATAAAAGGAAAAGCCAATGTTCTTGCTGACATTCTTACCAGACTACCTGAAATcaccatttccaaaccaattgAAGTTTTTATGTTCCAACCTTCATCCtccaaaggaaaaggaaaaaagaaaaatcctCAAAACCAACCCTCACCATTTTCCATTCCTTGTCAACCAAATTCTCATCCTGATCATCCTCGAGAAGTTCTAAGTTTAATCTTAGAAAAACGTTTTCACAAAGAAGCCATGAACATGATGCTTTCATACCACTTAAGTGTTTTTCGAGATTTTGGAGGATTATTCTTAAAACCTTTAAGACTTCACCCTGATTATCCATTCATTAATCCACTAAAGTTCTAATTTGGtaaatttcctgaagaattgaAATGGATGCTCTGGTATTTAACTCATCTATTCCACATAGGAATTGAGTTCTTTATTCCAGATCTCCAACATTTCCTGACGATGGCAATACAAGATGTGATTAGTCCTGAAATGAAAAATCTGGCAAACTTTTTCAAATGGTTCTATCCTTTGGAACAATGGGCTGACATGATCATGTTCGAATTCCTCAAGAACACAAGGGTCCAATGGATAGTGATTATCTTTTATAAGCCCCAATATTTCATGCAAAATGGACTAGATACACAACTAGGAGCCTTTCCTAGTGCATGGATCCACAAGATGTATTTCTCAGAAGTACATGAAAATCCTTATGATCTTAAGGATTTGCAAAAATACTTATGCCAGATTAACAAAATTATTCCCTCAGAAATAGGGCCCTCAGGAAACTTGCTAGCACCATGGGATGTCCAAAGAAATCCACAGACACCTTACCAAGAACAGTTAAAAGAAGCTTTGAGAGAATATCACTCCAACATACCAGATCCAAAGGAGTGGTCACAAGAGTATCCAATGTTTTGCAGCCAAGCAGTTCAAGACACGTCAGCATGAAGAGATATACATTAAGACACATCAAGATGGAAAGATGTTCATGCAATGACACCACCTGATGACCTAGAAAAAAGAATTGAACAGCTGGAATTAAAGTACTACAGAGCAAGAGAGGAAAAGAGGAGAAGGCATTTGTTTTGGCATAGCATACCTGCtgttatgatatattaatttcagatatcctGTCTCCATACTCACCTGCCAATGTTGGtatcaattataaaaaaacaaaaatatattcataatacAAATTACTTACTTTATAAAAGTCATTTCGACAATtcaatcaaatataaataatagtatatatttgttttctttgatttcttcTTACCTGCTGTCATTGTTTAACCGCGACAAGGGATAGTAATGTGTGGTATATATTACATAGGTAGGTTGATATGTTGAGGTATGAAGGTTCATCTGAAATTTGAAAGAGTTTCGGTAAAAATGTTAAATCCACAAATTAGGCTTATGTAAAAAAATTAGAtccgtttaaaatatgagtcaacctcgggcttgaacattcaaggctcaAGCTTGACCCAAtccgtttttaagtttataatattttatattatgttattttaaaatattatgtaatttagaacacattaaaaataaacatatactaaatatataatactattttaatataaacattaaaataatgttaagatgagtatataaaaactttcaataaataaaaaaatatacacttttaataaatattaaaataaaataaattaaatatatattttaaatttaaaaaataatacaggCGGGACTAAAATGGGTTTGAGTTAATCTTTTACAATTACGAGTGAATTTGGATAAACTTTTAGACTCATATTTCAGACCAGACCGAAtttaaatatacataaattatgttaatatcatacTTGACCTGAATCTAACCCCACCCGACCTAACCGATTAGCACTAATTTAACTTGAATCTAGCCCCGCCGACATAACCCATTAGCACtaagggccagttcttcattgcttttgaaaagtgctgtggaaaagtgattttgagaagtgcttttgaaaagtttggtttaaaatttgagtgtttagcattgctgtcaaaaactgcttttgagaaataaaatgtccattttagacatgttattatcaagtaacaaatatgtatttaaataatatttaaattagttaatattattatattttagtaataatataaaaaaatattataacttgttgttaatattttaatatataaaatataaattgtaaatatttttaattaataaatattaattatttataaaatttaattggaatatataaactatattttaaatatttaaatataaccattaaatatttgtaattaatattttaaaaaatatttttttatttttaattaatgattttaacacaattgtaattaagcaccaagaaaaaaaagaaaaataatatgttattggaggggtgaaaaagtaattaagcaccaaaaatgCTTTTCAGAGgggaaaagttaaaatatttagcTTCTCATTTTCAACTCCTTTTCAGGAGTGTTTttgaaaatctaaaaatttcGACCAAAAACAatttattcttcataatttttcttttaaaagactTTTTGgagtcaaatatatatatatatattttaagaaagGAAGAACTGACTCTAATTTAACCTGAATCTTGCCCCAACGACCTAACCCATTAGCACTAATTTGTCTATTAGCAATTATTGTTATCTCATATACGTGTTGCCTCTTGATCCACACTTTGTTTTCACTGTTCCAACTCTATCTCTCTTAGCTCCCAATATGGCCAATTCCCACCAACCGTTTGTTGCACTCATCGTCGGCGTCACCGGCATGGCGGGGTTGAGCCTAGTTGAAGCCTTGAAGAGCCCCAATGCCCTCGGCGGTCCTTGGAAAGTTTATGGCTCTGCTTCACGTCCCATACCAACTTGGTTCCCTTCCTCGCTCCTCGATAAATACATCGCTTTTGATGCCACCGACGCCGGAAACACCGCTGATACGCTCACTCCAATCTCCGGCGAAGTCACCCATGTTTTCTGGGTGGCAATCCAAGTTCGTGAAAGTGAACAAGTAAATGTTACAGTTAACGCAACTATGTTATCCAACGTTCTCGATGTTTTAAAGAGTGGCCCGGGCGGCAACGGAACGGGTTCAAGGCTCAGCCATGTCACGGTTCAGACAGGTACCCAACACTACATGGGTCCGATCCATAATCCGACAGAATCGGGCCAGGGTCTCGAACCCCATGAACCACCGTTTAGGGAGGATTTGCCCCGCTTGCCTTACCCCAACTTTTACTACGCGCTAGAAGATCTTTTGGAGTCATACGCGCCATCATTGACCTACTCTGTGCACCGCTCGTCGATCATAATAGGCACGTCGTCGAGAAGCGTGTACAACGCGCTACTTACATTAGCAGTGTACGCATTGATATGTCGATACGAGGGTTTACCGTTTCGATACCCAGGTAGCCGGTACACATGGGAGCATTTTTGCGACATGTCCGATGCACGCGTGCTCGCCAAGCAGCATATATGGGCCGCAGTGACTCCCAGTGCCAAGAACCAAGCCTTTAATTGCACTAACGGCGATATGTTCACTTGGAAAAGCTTATGGAAAAAATTGTGCGACATATTTGATCTCGAATTTATCCCTTCCGTGGAGTTGGAAAACTTTGATTTTGTTGAGCTGATGAAGGAGAAAAGCAAGGTATGGGATGAAATAGTGGAAATGCATGGATTGTTCAAGACGAAATTGGAGGAAATTACATGTGCAGTAGCTCTTAACAACGTGTTACATTTTGGGTTTCAACATGTTTGTAGTATGAATAAGAGTAGAGATTATGGGTTCTTTGGGTATGCAGATACCCTCAAAAGTATTCCCATGTGGGTTGAGAGATTGAGAGACATGAAGATTATACCTTAATCATGTGGTTCATGTATTccataaatattttagaaataaatcatATGGTTGTTACCTGATCCTTCTTATTGTGATTGGGTTGTGTTCctctatttgatttgattttcaattttaaaCCAAAGTCAAAGAGAAGCAAATAATATAAATGGGTATGCAAAACCTATCCTTGTGAGGGAAGGTTTTAGGGATGAGATTCTTGGtactaaaatatatgtatatatttacatttaattaatctagctttatttttttgtacttttatatttgtttatttgattgtttcatattttatctaATCATTATCAAATCCTTGATTGCATTGGTATTaagagatagaaaagaaaagaaaagaaaaaaagcacTCAAGTCATCTTATTTGTATCCAATTGAATTTTgtgattaataaaaaatttaattaaatttttctttaacAATTTTCGCCTTTAATCACGTTTACCGTTAAAATCAGATAAGGGATCAATAATAGGTTTTTTTTTGACATAATGTTTAGAACTACCCATTGTCTCTTCCAACTCATATATAggaagataatgcgcttcaacatactcaaactcacgtcctcctaCGTTGACAATAGTACTCATAATAATTAAGCTAAGACTCGATCGGCAaccatatttttaaatattaaataataaattaactttgtccatggaaacaaatattttaaccttaaattgaagacatttattattattattaaaagataGTAGTGATCATAGCAATGTATCAAATTTCATCACCATAAAAAAGCATACATCATCAAATTATTTGCTTCAGATCTACGGCACCTGAAACAAAAATCAATCACAAGTTATTGATCATGTATCCAAAATAACTCATTCAAGAAAAGAGAATATGTGCATACATATAAATTATCAATAACTCACAGTGTTATCTCCACCAGAAGTGCAAGCAGGTCTTCTTGGAGGTAACTGAGGGTGTGGTGTTCTCTacaattatgtaattttatatattacataattcaaataaaatacaatcttatatattatatgtttatttatgtaGGCggattgttttcttttttcttttgtctgtgttaatacatacatatatatatacacacacaaaatTATTGTATATTCACGATgtggatgaaaaaaatataaaaaatatttgttgatttaagtttcattatgttaaataaacttaaatcaataaaaataatgagCGGCTTAAATGGATTTAAATTGGttgtttataaatataaattagttttgataaattttgagaattatatttcaaGTCGGgctgaaccttttttttttagtaCGAAAGTCGGTCCGAACTTTAactatatatcatatatattaatgATATATAGAGCCAGATCCTCGTTAGACTCTCCAAAGTTTTTCAAAATTATagttatatttcattttttttcaaattttcataaaatctctaaaatttttgaaaattttaattagatctaTCAAAATTTGTGAAAGTTCTCACTaagatccttaaatttttttaaaaattttaattaggtgatgatatatatatataataccttAAGCTTTGGTCTCAAAGTCTCTATTGCCACTCTTGATATTTTATTAACTCCTGCACCTTGCTATTCAAACAAGAAGAGGAAAACAATATCAGAGCAAAAACAGTATAAAATTATAATGTTGCAATTTGAACATGTCTAAAGATTAAGTTATTCGATTGAGTTTATTCAGTTTGATtcaagttatatttaataataaaaacatatttggGTGACTTGTGGACGTAAAgcagaataataaataaaaatataatgttataatgTCCACACACAGAGTATGGGGACCTAAAGTGTACGCTAGACACGAGACATGTCttacaaatcaaatttaataGAGTTGTCACTAATCAAATTGAACTAGGTTGGCTAGACATGCATCTATCATCTAAAGTTCTAGGACTATCCTAAGAAAAATCCTAAAAACTAAGACTTGG from the Gossypium hirsutum isolate 1008001.06 chromosome D09, Gossypium_hirsutum_v2.1, whole genome shotgun sequence genome contains:
- the LOC121220811 gene encoding (S)-8-oxocitronellyl enol synthase, with product MANSHQPFVALIVGVTGMAGLSLVEALKSPNALGGPWKVYGSASRPIPTWFPSSLLDKYIAFDATDAGNTADTLTPISGEVTHVFWVAIQVRESEQVNVTVNATMLSNVLDVLKSGPGGNGTGSRLSHVTVQTGTQHYMGPIHNPTESGQGLEPHEPPFREDLPRLPYPNFYYALEDLLESYAPSLTYSVHRSSIIIGTSSRSVYNALLTLAVYALICRYEGLPFRYPGSRYTWEHFCDMSDARVLAKQHIWAAVTPSAKNQAFNCTNGDMFTWKSLWKKLCDIFDLEFIPSVELENFDFVELMKEKSKVWDEIVEMHGLFKTKLEEITCAVALNNVLHFGFQHVCSMNKSRDYGFFGYADTLKSIPMWVERLRDMKIIP